A single window of Aphidius gifuensis isolate YNYX2018 linkage group LG1, ASM1490517v1, whole genome shotgun sequence DNA harbors:
- the LOC122860031 gene encoding ubiquitin-conjugating enzyme E2 Q2, which translates to MACLNTLKQEIKTLEALFPKSHERFQIMSASVDELSCRFIGKNGKKYEIHANITETYPSTPPVWFAESEETSVTNAVQILSNTTGRDNHVIIQVGILLKELCRLHSLPEPPDIERLITAPDPLRLGGNNVVVAQRMEAEDTEDIEEDEESESEEDLHLDMDEGEANAKSKADDMDLEHLATLERLRQNQRQDYLRGSVSGSVQATDRLMKELRDIYRSDSFKKGMYTVELVSDSLYEWNIKLLCVDPDSPLHKDLALLKEKEGKDCIQLNMIFKETYPFEPPFVRVVHPIISGGYVLVGGAICMELLTKQGWSSAYTVEAVIMQISATLVKGKARIQFQGASGTSKVCGGQQGQYSLARAQQSFKSLVQIHEKNGWYTPPKEDG; encoded by the exons ATGGCTTGTTTGAATACACTCAAACAAGAGATAAAAACTCTCGAGGCACTATTTCCAAAAAGTCATGAACGTTTTCAGATAATGTCTGCGAGTGTCGACGAACTCAGCTGCAGATTCATTGGTAAAAATGGAAAGAAATATGAAATTCACGCTAACATTACA gaaACTTATCCTTCAACACCACCAGTATGGTTTGCTGAATCCGAAGAAACAAGTGTTACAAATGCTGTACAAATATTGAGCAATACAACAGGACGTGATAATCATGTTATAATTCAAGttggaatattattaaaagaattatGTCGTCTTCATTCATTACCAGAACCACCAGATATAGAAAGGCTAATAACAGCACCAGATCCATTACGTTTGGGTGGTAATAATGTTGTTGTAGCACAAAGAATGGAAGCTGAAGATACTGAAGATATTGAGGAAGATGAAGAGAGTGAATCAGAAGAAGATTTACATTTAGATATGGATGAGGGTGAAGCTAATGCAAAAAGcaag GCTGATGATATGGACCTGGAACATTTAGCAACATTAGAAAGGTTGAGACAAAATCAAAGACAAGATTATTTAAGAGGTTCAGTGTCTGGTAGTGTACAAGCAACAGACAGGCTCATGAAAGAATTGCGTGACATATACAGAAGtgatagttttaaaaaag GAATGTATACTGTAGAGTTAGTTAGTGACAGTCTCTACGAATGGAACATCAAATTATTATGTGTTGATCCTGATTCACCTCTTCACAAGGATCTTGCTTTACTCAAAGAAAAAGAAGGAAAAGATTGCATACAACTTAACATGATATTTAag gaAACATATCCATTTGAGCCACCTTTTGTACGAGTTGTACATCCAATAATTTCTGGTGGTTATGTACTTGTTGGAGGAGCAATATGCAtggaattattaacaaaacaagGCTGGAGTTCAGCTTATACTGTCGAAGCAGTGATAATGCAAATATCAGCAACACTGGTTAAAGGAAAAGCACGTATACAATTTCAGGGTGCAAGTGGTACCAGTAAAGTTTGTGGTGGACAACAAGGTCAATATAGCTTGGCACGTGCACAACAATCCTTTAAATCTCTAGTtcaaatacatgaaaaaaatg gTTGGTATACGCCGCCAAAAGAAGACGGCTAG